A single Lysinibacter sp. HNR DNA region contains:
- a CDS encoding peptidoglycan-binding protein, with the protein MRKNHVRLWAFSAVAVLFAGAITAGIVLSGITAPPASETQHKDQNTVPVSRGNLVEQTRTRGSLTYANIRQIGFTGGGIITEVPTVGENVGMGGSLFRVNNAPVFLFHGELPAWREFAEGMSDGPDIAQLKTNLTNLGFYNGRIDQRFDERLRASIARWQKSVGIEQNSVLDLGRIVFLPSDVRINSVKASVGDQAGSDVLTVSSLSRQVEAYFDTALRDLAQEGAAVTVQLPNGSQIGGTITRVDPPTEQENSAGEKTVRIPVYIKLDDNGAAEGIGNVSVTILATQIKREDVLLLPVSALLAQPGGGFAVEKATGSQPQTVVTVPVELGLFADGQVELTGGEIAEGDTVVVPE; encoded by the coding sequence ATGCGAAAAAATCATGTACGCCTGTGGGCATTTAGCGCTGTTGCTGTGCTTTTTGCCGGGGCAATCACTGCTGGCATTGTACTCAGCGGAATCACTGCACCTCCCGCAAGCGAAACACAACACAAAGACCAAAATACGGTTCCCGTTAGCCGGGGAAACCTCGTTGAACAAACTCGAACAAGGGGGTCACTTACATACGCGAACATTCGACAAATAGGTTTTACCGGAGGAGGAATCATCACCGAGGTTCCCACCGTGGGAGAGAACGTTGGAATGGGAGGGTCTCTCTTCCGAGTAAACAATGCTCCAGTTTTTCTCTTCCACGGGGAGCTTCCTGCGTGGCGTGAATTTGCTGAGGGAATGAGTGACGGACCCGATATTGCGCAGCTTAAAACCAACCTGACGAACCTGGGATTTTATAACGGCAGGATTGACCAGAGGTTCGATGAGCGGCTCAGAGCGTCCATCGCCCGGTGGCAGAAATCCGTCGGTATAGAACAAAATTCGGTGCTTGACTTGGGAAGGATTGTTTTTCTTCCCTCAGATGTCCGAATCAACTCTGTAAAGGCCTCCGTGGGAGATCAAGCCGGCTCTGACGTTCTTACCGTTTCGAGCCTATCCAGGCAGGTGGAGGCCTATTTTGATACAGCTCTGCGTGATCTTGCTCAAGAGGGAGCCGCCGTCACTGTGCAATTACCCAATGGCTCTCAGATTGGCGGGACAATAACGAGGGTAGACCCACCAACTGAACAGGAGAACTCAGCCGGAGAAAAAACAGTACGAATTCCCGTTTATATTAAGCTTGACGATAACGGAGCAGCCGAGGGAATCGGAAATGTCTCCGTAACTATTCTTGCAACCCAGATCAAACGAGAAGATGTCCTCCTCCTCCCGGTGTCCGCTCTTCTTGCTCAGCCCGGCGGTGGATTTGCCGTTGAAAAGGCTACGGGCTCTCAGCCACAGACCGTTGTAACAGTACCGGTCGAACTGGGGCTCTTTGCAGACGGCCAGGTTGAACTCACCGGCGGAGAGATCGCCGAGGGCGATACGGTTGTGGTGCCAGAATGA
- a CDS encoding ABC transporter ATP-binding protein gives MNTLIELKDVSRVYGSPPTTALDKVSLLINEGELTAVVGPSGSGKSTLLNIIGTLDRPSTGTARIAGQDVSQLTDSKLSALRAHTIGFVFQQFHLSEGVNALNNVAMGLLYTGVPARERRARAEVALQRVGLEARMLHRPNQLSGGERQRVAIARALVGEPPLLLADEPTGNLDTVSGTGVMNLLTELNLSGTTIVVITHDTELAKNMPRQIVMRDGQQIADRRREPQK, from the coding sequence ATGAACACGCTCATAGAGCTGAAAGACGTTTCTCGCGTCTACGGCTCTCCTCCCACGACGGCCCTCGACAAGGTCAGTCTCCTGATTAACGAGGGGGAACTAACCGCCGTTGTCGGCCCGAGCGGATCGGGAAAGTCCACACTTCTCAACATCATAGGAACCCTGGATCGACCGTCTACCGGGACTGCCCGAATCGCGGGACAAGATGTTTCTCAATTAACCGACTCCAAACTATCCGCGCTTCGAGCACACACAATTGGTTTCGTTTTTCAACAATTCCACCTTTCTGAAGGCGTCAATGCCCTCAACAACGTGGCAATGGGCTTGTTATACACGGGCGTCCCCGCCCGGGAACGCCGTGCTCGGGCCGAAGTCGCCCTGCAGCGGGTGGGGTTAGAAGCTCGAATGCTGCATCGCCCCAACCAACTTTCGGGAGGAGAGCGTCAACGTGTGGCTATTGCACGGGCACTCGTAGGAGAGCCTCCTCTTCTTCTCGCAGATGAACCAACCGGAAATCTCGATACCGTTTCCGGCACGGGAGTCATGAACCTACTCACCGAGCTGAACCTCTCCGGCACAACAATCGTTGTCATCACACACGACACGGAGCTCGCAAAAAATATGCCAAGACAAATAGTGATGCGAGACGGGCAACAGATAGCCGATAGACGCAGGGAGCCTCAGAAATGA
- a CDS encoding ABC transporter permease, whose protein sequence is MTDSYRSHLRSKDLLALGFHGSRAHPVRAILSALGIAIGIAAMVAVIGISTSSQALVKEKLAALGTNMLTVTAGETIFRQDATLPLESVERVKRLPQIKEVSSTALLDNINVYRNAHIDRGITGGLRVMAAEGNLLKTVEAKLAAGRWLNPATEQFPAVVLGSTAAERLGITRAGTLIHIGEYNFVVVGILQNSPLTPDLDTAALIGEAIATQLFNYDGSPTTLYQRTQPDAVQRARSLLPATVNPEAPGEVRVSRPSDALAAQNAVDQAFTGLLVGVGSIALLVGGIGVANTMIISVLERRREIGLRRSLGATRGHIRAQFLCEAVLLSSYGGVAGALLGWVITAFAAGANGWPTVVPPLVLAASVIVTTLVGAIAGVLPAIRAARTSPTAALSS, encoded by the coding sequence ATGACAGATAGCTACAGATCGCACCTCCGTAGTAAAGACCTGCTTGCTCTCGGCTTTCACGGCTCGCGGGCGCATCCGGTACGCGCTATTCTGTCTGCCCTCGGCATTGCAATCGGTATTGCCGCAATGGTGGCAGTTATCGGAATATCGACATCGAGCCAGGCTCTTGTCAAGGAAAAGCTAGCCGCATTAGGAACTAATATGCTTACGGTAACGGCCGGTGAAACGATATTTCGTCAGGATGCTACCCTACCCCTGGAGTCTGTCGAGCGGGTAAAGCGCCTGCCCCAGATAAAAGAGGTCAGCTCTACCGCTCTTCTCGACAATATTAATGTTTATCGCAACGCCCACATTGATCGAGGAATTACCGGTGGCCTCAGAGTTATGGCTGCAGAGGGAAACCTGCTTAAGACCGTTGAGGCGAAACTTGCTGCAGGTCGCTGGCTCAATCCTGCCACGGAACAGTTTCCAGCGGTGGTATTAGGAAGTACCGCTGCTGAACGCCTGGGAATTACACGAGCGGGAACCCTCATTCATATTGGGGAGTATAACTTTGTTGTGGTGGGCATTCTTCAGAATTCTCCCCTTACCCCTGATCTAGATACCGCAGCTCTGATTGGGGAAGCTATTGCAACCCAGCTCTTTAACTATGATGGCTCACCTACAACCCTGTACCAGCGCACCCAACCGGATGCAGTACAAAGAGCGCGCTCCCTGCTCCCGGCAACGGTTAACCCCGAAGCCCCAGGAGAGGTCAGAGTGAGCCGACCGTCGGACGCGTTAGCGGCACAAAACGCTGTCGATCAGGCATTCACCGGATTGCTTGTGGGGGTGGGGTCTATCGCACTGCTCGTCGGAGGAATCGGGGTTGCCAACACCATGATCATTTCGGTTCTCGAACGCCGCCGAGAAATCGGACTTCGCCGCTCGCTCGGTGCCACACGAGGTCATATTCGAGCCCAGTTCCTCTGTGAGGCCGTGTTGCTTTCGTCATACGGAGGAGTCGCGGGCGCCCTGCTCGGCTGGGTAATTACCGCTTTTGCGGCGGGAGCAAACGGATGGCCAACGGTTGTTCCCCCACTGGTACTAGCGGCGAGTGTCATTGTCACAACGCTGGTGGGCGCTATAGCCGGAGTGCTCCCCGCCATCCGGGCGGCACGAACCTCTCCCACGGCAGCACTCAGTTCCTAA